One region of Salvia miltiorrhiza cultivar Shanhuang (shh) chromosome 3, IMPLAD_Smil_shh, whole genome shotgun sequence genomic DNA includes:
- the LOC131014606 gene encoding probable inactive receptor kinase At4g23740, which produces MGIQLILSAVLVCGTLCLLASTEPVEDKFALLDFIRYTNHSRSLNWDERTSACHSWIGITCNHDSSRVIAVRLPAVGFKGRVPTNTLGRLSALQILSLRSNGISGPFPSDFLKLRNLSSLYLESNDFEGPLPLNLSVWENLSLLNLSNNRFNGRIPSSISSLTHLVALDLANNSLSGDVPDLNMPTLQVLNLSNNNLTGDVSQYLEKFPGSAFSGNNLSLQTHSASSPKPIQKKHSSKFSQSTILAIVIGSCVAAFIAIALLLVITNRRKKGGESGASQKAEKSTRRMGSQHVQEGDGRIIFFEGCNLVFDLEDLLRASAEVLGKGTFGTTYKAALEDATTVAVKRLKEVIVGRKDFEQQMEVVGNIRHANVAPLRAYYYSKDEKLMVYDFYSQGSVSMLLHAKRGENLSPLDWETRLRIGIGAARGIAHIHSQCGGKLVHGNIKSSNIFLNSQNYGCVSDLGLATLMSPASAPVVRSGYRAPEVMDSRKALQASDVYSYGVFLLELLTGKSPVHASGGEEVIHLVRWVNSVVREEWTGEVFDVDLLRYPNVEEEMVSMLQIGLSCVARMPEQRPKMEHVVKMVEEIRVVATGNGSHAGTRSSSPNITPHVNQIGSSSPTN; this is translated from the exons GAATTGGGATGAGAGAACTTCTGCTTGCCATAGCTGGATTGGGATCACTTGCAATCATGATAGTTCAAGAGTCATAGCTGTTAGATTGCCTGCTGTTGGATTCAAAGGCAGAGTTCCTACCAACACTCTTGGCCGATTATCCGCCCTTCAGATCTTGAGTTTGAGATCTAATGGTATAAGTGGTCCTTTCCCTTCTGATTTTTTGAAGCTCAGGAATTTGTCTAGTCTTTATCTTGAGTCCAATGATTTTGAGGGTCCATTGCCATTGAACTTATCTGTTTGGGAAAATCTTTCGTTGTTGAACTTGTCGAATAATAGGTTTAATGGGAGGATCCCATCTTCAATCTCGAGTCTGACTCATTTGGTAGCTTTGGATCTTGCTAATAACTCTCTCTCTGGTGATGTTCCTGATCTCAACATGCCAACTCTGCAAGTGTTAAATTTGTCCAACAACAATCTCACCGGAGATGTGTCTCAATATCTAGAAAAATTTCCTGGCTCAGCCTTTTCAGGCAACAATCTTTCTTTGCAGACACATTCTGCTTCTTCACCCAAACCTATACAAAAAAAGCATTCGTCTAAATTTAGTCAGTCTACCATTCTTGCAATTGTCATTGGCAGTTGCGTGGCAGCCTTCATAGCAATCGCCTTGCTGTTGGTTATCACCAACAGAAGGAAGAAAGGCGGAGAAAGTGGGGCGTCACAGAAGGCAGAGAAATCAACAAGGAGGATGGGGTCGCAGCACGTGCAGGAAGGGGATGGGAGGATAATATTTTTTGAGGGTTGTAATCTTGTTTTTGACCTTGAGGATTTACTGAGGGCCTCTGCTGAGGTGCTTGGGAAGGGGACGTTTGGGACTACGTATAAGGCGGCTCTAGAGGATGCAACTACAGTTGCAGTTAAGAGATTGAAGGAAGTCATTGTTGGGAGGAAGGATTTCGAGCAGCAGATGGAGGTAGTTGGGAACATTAGGCATGCGAATGTCGCTCCTTTGAGGGCTTATTACTATTCCAAAGATGAAAAGCTAATGGTGTATGATTTCTATAGTCAGGGAAGCGTCTCAATGCTGCTCCACG CTAAAAGAGGCGAAAACCTGTCTCCTCTAGACTGGGAAACACGTTTGAGGATCGGCATTGGCGCAGCACGAGGCATTGCTCACATCCACTCACAGTGTGGGGGGAAACTCGTTCATGGCAACATAAAATCTTCAAATATTTTCCTCAACTCCCAAAATTATGGGTGCGTGAGTGATCTGGGGTTGGCAACGCTGATGAGCCCGGCCTCGGCCCCCGTGGTCCGTTCGGGGTACCGGGCCCCTGAGGTGATGGACTCGAGGAAGGCATTGCAAGCCTCGGACGTGTACAGCTATGGGGTTTTCCTGCTGGAGCTTCTGACTGGGAAGTCCCCTGTCCACGCCTCGGGTGGGGAGGAGGTCATCCACCTCGTGAGGTGGGTGAACTCCGTGGTCCGGGAGGAGTGGACGGGGGAGGTGTTCGACGTGGATCTCCTGAGGTACCCCAACGTGGAGGAGGAGATGGTGTCGATGTTGCAAATTGGATTGAGCTGCGTGGCGCGAATGCCCGAGCAGAGGCCTAAAATGGAGCATGTGGTGAAGATGGTGGAGGAGATCAGGGTTGTTGCCACAGGGAATGGCTCACATGCTGGAACTAGGTCTTCCAGTCCCAATATCACACCACATGTGAATCAGATTGGATCATCTTCGCCAACCAACTAG